In a genomic window of Deltaproteobacteria bacterium:
- a CDS encoding DUF1573 domain-containing protein — protein MTEFDKVIPPGGVGKVKASLDTTHYKGPISKGITVTTNDGSKNPVVLQLKVEVVTAIDVQPTDTISVAGKVGALKPAEVTVSSTDGRSFDVLAVKADPSLTVRVKPAADHNGAGRTANGGAVASGASRYVVTITPKADVPVGRSLASVALTTNHPGGESVPVHVSFVVSGDVLVSPETLVLEPRGTDNHVKVSKAQGEVLKILGVESSDPDFVPSVRPVVKGREYDIVVRYVGKPNRGVVRLSVTVKTNDRHQRSIVIPVVGAV, from the coding sequence GTGACCGAGTTCGACAAGGTCATCCCCCCCGGTGGGGTGGGAAAAGTCAAGGCATCGCTCGATACCACGCACTACAAGGGGCCGATCAGCAAGGGCATAACGGTCACCACCAACGATGGCTCGAAGAACCCGGTCGTCCTTCAGCTCAAGGTCGAGGTCGTCACTGCAATCGACGTCCAGCCGACCGACACCATCTCCGTCGCCGGCAAGGTCGGCGCGCTGAAACCGGCGGAAGTGACGGTCTCGTCGACGGACGGCAGATCCTTCGACGTCCTGGCGGTGAAGGCGGATCCCTCCCTCACCGTCAGGGTGAAACCCGCCGCGGACCACAACGGCGCGGGGCGGACAGCCAACGGAGGAGCGGTCGCGTCCGGAGCGAGCCGTTACGTGGTGACGATCACACCAAAAGCGGACGTCCCGGTGGGCCGATCCCTCGCCAGCGTGGCGCTCACGACCAACCATCCTGGCGGCGAGAGCGTTCCCGTGCACGTCAGCTTCGTCGTGTCCGGCGACGTGCTGGTGTCGCCGGAAACGCTCGTCCTGGAGCCGCGCGGGACAGACAATCACGTGAAGGTCAGCAAGGCGCAGGGCGAGGTCCTGAAGATACTCGGCGTCGAATCGAGCGACCCGGATTTCGTCCCCAGCGTGCGCCCGGTCGTCAAGGGTCGGGAGTACGACATCGTCGTGAGATATGTGGGGAAGCCGAACCGCGGTGTGGTGCGCTTGAGCGTCACCGTGAAGACGAACGACCGCCATCAGCGCTCGATCGTCATCCCCGTCGTCGGCGCCGTCTGA
- a CDS encoding DUF1573 domain-containing protein — MRIAAALLAVFAVAAGAAAGPDAAPSPSLETEELVYDAGKVSRGVTVTHAFLLKNVGTGDLSVDAKPG, encoded by the coding sequence ATGAGAATCGCTGCCGCCCTGCTCGCCGTCTTCGCCGTCGCGGCGGGCGCAGCCGCGGGACCAGACGCCGCGCCCTCACCGTCGCTGGAGACGGAGGAGCTCGTCTACGATGCCGGCAAGGTATCCCGCGGTGTGACCGTCACCCACGCCTTCCTCTTGAAGAACGTCGGGACGGGGGACCTCAGCGTGGATGCCAAGCCCGGTTGA
- a CDS encoding HEPN domain-containing protein yields the protein MLVRAGHPRRQTPSIACAARGTSRGWHARVRTMSSQPPSDVLRELARRYTDLLRSHLSERLVSVVLFGSVARGDASPASDIDLLIVAEDLPQGQFARKRLLATADEAFEPELERAEAAGVESRLARIVRTPREAARPIPLYLDLTEDALILHDRGGFFAQVLERARGSVKRLGARRIRHGTTWYWDLKPDFRPGDVVEDMTTREMARSFLRRAAAILREAERLLGDKAWNLVVRRCQEAVELALKGALREAGVEVPKVHDVSGALRRNTRRLPPHLVAEIDLLVSASRRLREERGRRSVKRPS from the coding sequence ATGCTTGTACGCGCCGGCCATCCGCGTCGTCAAACGCCCAGCATTGCGTGCGCTGCCCGCGGGACGTCGCGCGGGTGGCATGCTAGGGTCCGCACGATGTCGTCGCAGCCGCCGTCCGACGTTCTCCGGGAGCTCGCGCGTCGTTACACGGACCTGCTCCGCTCGCACCTCAGTGAACGGCTCGTGTCCGTCGTGCTGTTCGGGTCGGTCGCGCGCGGCGACGCCTCGCCGGCGTCGGACATCGATCTCCTGATCGTCGCCGAGGATCTCCCGCAGGGGCAGTTCGCCCGCAAGCGCCTGCTCGCCACCGCCGACGAGGCCTTCGAGCCGGAACTCGAGCGCGCCGAGGCGGCCGGCGTGGAGAGCCGCCTCGCCCGGATCGTACGGACCCCGCGCGAGGCGGCCCGCCCGATCCCACTCTACCTGGACCTCACCGAGGACGCCCTGATCCTCCACGACCGCGGCGGGTTCTTCGCCCAGGTGCTCGAACGGGCCCGCGGCTCCGTGAAGCGGCTCGGCGCACGCCGCATCCGTCACGGGACCACCTGGTACTGGGACCTGAAGCCCGATTTCCGGCCGGGCGACGTCGTCGAGGATATGACGACGCGGGAGATGGCGCGCAGCTTTCTGCGGCGCGCCGCGGCGATCCTGCGCGAGGCCGAGCGCCTGCTCGGGGACAAGGCCTGGAACCTCGTCGTGCGCCGCTGCCAGGAGGCGGTCGAGCTCGCCCTCAAGGGCGCGCTCCGCGAAGCAGGCGTCGAGGTTCCCAAGGTCCACGACGTGAGCGGCGCGTTGCGCCGGAACACCCGCCGCCTGCCGCCGCACCTCGTTGCAGAGATCGATCTGCTCGTCTCCGCGTCACGCCGCCTCCGCGAGGAGCGGGGGCGTCGGAGCGTCAAGCGCCCGAGCTGA
- a CDS encoding glutathione S-transferase family protein produces the protein MIARRPEGADMEAKLFGSRLSPFVEKVARALQLKGIAFTLVPPKSPADFKRWNPQARKMPVVEIDGRRVFDSTQILRRLDQLVPEPPLFDRNADVAARQRFLEDWSDESLYWYAMALRWSDANAEATTTQVVGSIPAPAALRPVLRVLLRRRIRNQALAQGLARLPLQTVVDELGRRFDELLVWLGDRPYFFADRPSVADLALFGQLNVLQSGPTPQAERLVAERPRLADYFLRVDAATAERRAEPGRGAARGVDFGTTARGA, from the coding sequence ATGATCGCCCGTCGCCCGGAAGGAGCCGACATGGAAGCCAAGCTGTTCGGAAGCCGGCTGTCACCGTTCGTGGAGAAGGTCGCTCGCGCGCTGCAGCTGAAGGGGATCGCCTTCACGCTCGTCCCGCCGAAGAGCCCGGCGGACTTCAAGCGCTGGAACCCGCAGGCGCGGAAGATGCCCGTCGTGGAGATCGACGGACGGCGCGTCTTCGACTCGACGCAGATCCTGCGCCGGCTCGATCAGCTCGTTCCCGAGCCCCCGCTCTTTGACCGGAATGCGGACGTCGCCGCCCGGCAGCGCTTCCTCGAGGACTGGTCCGACGAATCGCTCTACTGGTACGCGATGGCGCTCCGCTGGTCCGACGCCAACGCCGAGGCGACGACGACACAGGTGGTCGGCAGCATTCCAGCGCCCGCGGCCCTGCGGCCGGTGCTGCGAGTGCTCCTGCGGCGCCGGATCCGCAACCAGGCCCTCGCTCAGGGGCTGGCACGACTCCCCCTGCAGACGGTCGTCGACGAGCTCGGGCGGCGCTTCGACGAGCTCCTCGTATGGCTGGGTGATCGCCCGTACTTCTTCGCGGACCGCCCGAGCGTCGCCGATCTCGCCCTCTTCGGCCAGCTCAACGTGCTCCAGAGCGGGCCGACGCCGCAGGCGGAGCGCCTCGTCGCGGAGCGGCCGCGCCTGGCGGACTACTTCCTGCGCGTGGATGCCGCGACGGCCGAGCGCCGTGCCGAACCGGGCCGCGGCGCGGCGCGCGGCGTGGACTTCGGGACTACTGCTCGTGGAGCTTGA
- a CDS encoding CoA ester lyase, producing MRSPRDFGKPLAIGAPTPPPEIPVKPSRVIHFFDPSNAKMAAKLPEIAQKTDILLGNLEDAIPADKKVEAREGLARIGREVDLGDTPLWTRVNSLDSPWFLDDIMRLVGEIGDRLEVIMIPKVEGPWDIHYVDRLLAQLEARHKLRRALLVHAILETALGVTNVEEICAASPRMQGISFGPADLAASRRMKTTRVGGGHPAYLVRTDPDPTNPNAPRPTAQQDPWHYSIARMVDACASTGCLPFYGPFGDISDPLGCEDQFRAAFLLGCVGAWSLHPSQIDIAKRVFSPPVEEVAFAKRVLEAMPDGRGVLMLDGKMQDDATWKQCRVMLTLAKLLAAKDPELARLYGL from the coding sequence ATGCGCAGCCCCCGAGACTTCGGCAAGCCGCTTGCCATCGGCGCGCCCACACCGCCGCCGGAGATCCCCGTGAAGCCGTCGCGGGTGATCCACTTCTTCGACCCCTCGAACGCGAAGATGGCGGCCAAGCTGCCCGAGATCGCCCAGAAGACGGACATCCTGCTCGGCAACCTCGAGGACGCGATCCCCGCCGACAAGAAGGTGGAGGCGCGCGAGGGGCTGGCGCGCATCGGCCGGGAGGTCGACCTCGGCGACACGCCGCTCTGGACGCGCGTCAACAGCCTCGACAGCCCGTGGTTCCTCGACGACATCATGCGGCTGGTGGGCGAGATCGGCGACCGGCTCGAGGTGATCATGATCCCCAAGGTCGAGGGGCCGTGGGACATCCACTACGTCGATCGCCTCCTCGCCCAGCTCGAGGCGCGCCACAAGCTCCGGCGCGCGCTCCTCGTCCACGCCATCCTGGAGACGGCGCTCGGCGTCACCAACGTCGAGGAGATCTGCGCCGCGAGCCCGCGCATGCAGGGGATCAGCTTCGGGCCGGCGGACCTCGCTGCCTCCCGGCGCATGAAGACGACGCGCGTCGGCGGCGGCCACCCGGCCTACCTGGTGCGCACGGACCCCGACCCCACGAACCCGAACGCGCCGCGCCCGACGGCCCAGCAGGACCCGTGGCACTACTCGATCGCGCGCATGGTGGACGCGTGCGCGTCGACGGGCTGCCTGCCCTTCTACGGACCCTTCGGCGACATCTCGGACCCGCTCGGCTGCGAGGACCAGTTCCGCGCGGCGTTCCTGCTCGGCTGCGTCGGGGCCTGGTCGCTTCACCCGAGCCAGATCGACATCGCCAAGCGGGTCTTCAGCCCGCCCGTGGAGGAGGTGGCGTTCGCCAAGCGCGTCCTCGAGGCGATGCCCGACGGCCGCGGCGTCCTCATGCTCGACGGCAAGATGCAGGACGACGCGACCTGGAAGCAGTGCCGGGTGATGCTGACCCTCGCGAAGCTGCTGGCGGCGAAGGACCCGGAGCTGGCGCGACTCTACGGCCTCTGA
- a CDS encoding VOC family protein — protein sequence MLTRVHHVGLVVRRLEDGLAFWQDTLGLRIVKQATVQDQGVRAALLPIGRSEIELLEPIDAAGGVAKFLARRGEGLHHVCFETPDVAAELAAARGAGLPLIDEAPRRGLAGMICFLHPKGTCGVLVEFATPPPGEHHDAVAGTGPFAGIALREVTARSRDAATAAALFTSRLGLAPAAAEAAPGLTATAVTAGGVRLGFLSADLSASSPNATAVREALETGGEGLSGLVLEVPDIAAASRTLGTPPEGDVHLDAARCHGVPLTFRAAAR from the coding sequence ATGCTGACTCGCGTGCACCACGTCGGCCTCGTCGTCCGCCGCCTCGAGGACGGCCTCGCCTTCTGGCAAGACACGCTCGGGCTCCGCATCGTCAAGCAGGCGACGGTCCAGGACCAGGGCGTGCGAGCCGCCCTGCTGCCGATCGGCCGGAGCGAGATCGAGCTGCTCGAGCCGATCGACGCGGCGGGCGGCGTCGCCAAGTTCCTCGCCCGGCGCGGCGAGGGGCTCCACCACGTCTGCTTCGAGACGCCCGACGTCGCGGCCGAGCTCGCCGCCGCCCGGGGCGCGGGGCTGCCGCTGATCGACGAGGCGCCGCGCCGGGGCCTCGCCGGCATGATCTGCTTCCTCCACCCGAAGGGCACGTGCGGCGTTCTCGTGGAATTCGCCACGCCGCCGCCCGGTGAGCACCACGACGCCGTCGCGGGTACCGGTCCGTTCGCCGGCATCGCGCTCCGCGAAGTGACGGCCCGGAGCCGCGATGCGGCAACCGCCGCGGCGCTCTTCACGAGCAGGCTCGGCCTTGCGCCTGCAGCGGCCGAGGCCGCCCCCGGACTGACCGCGACGGCGGTCACCGCCGGCGGCGTCCGCCTCGGGTTCCTGAGCGCCGACCTGAGTGCCTCCTCCCCGAACGCAACCGCGGTCAGGGAAGCTCTCGAGACCGGCGGCGAGGGGCTGAGCGGCCTCGTCCTCGAGGTGCCGGATATCGCGGCTGCGAGTCGTACCCTGGGCACTCCACCGGAGGGAGACGTCCACCTCGACGCCGCGCGGTGTCACGGCGTCCCGCTCACGTTCCGGGCCGCCGCCCGCTGA
- a CDS encoding alpha/beta fold hydrolase, with product MLYTRDTGSGQPVLLLHAFPLNSRMWEPQMDALAARARLLAPDLPGFGLSPPPPAAPSLDDYARQVVDVLDALAVDQVVVVGLSMGGYLAFRLVGELGRRLVGLVLANTRATPDAESGALARHRLAAEVEARGVEVAASEFLPKLLGATTQRGRPALVDRVRGIIRENTPAGVAAALRAMAARPDSTSLLAGIRCPVLCVAGEEDTLTPPEVARAMAERIPGGRAMVVSGAGHLTNLEAPQAFNDALAGFLSERTRHDEGRGGDPLP from the coding sequence ATGCTCTACACCCGGGACACGGGGAGCGGACAGCCGGTCCTGCTCCTGCATGCCTTTCCCCTGAACAGCCGCATGTGGGAGCCGCAGATGGATGCGCTCGCCGCCCGCGCGCGGCTGCTCGCCCCCGACCTCCCGGGATTCGGCCTGAGTCCGCCGCCCCCCGCGGCCCCTTCGCTCGACGACTACGCGCGGCAGGTCGTCGACGTCCTCGATGCACTCGCGGTCGACCAGGTGGTCGTCGTCGGCCTGTCGATGGGAGGCTACCTCGCCTTCCGGCTCGTCGGGGAGCTCGGCCGGCGTCTCGTCGGTCTCGTCCTGGCCAACACGCGCGCCACGCCGGACGCGGAGTCAGGGGCGCTCGCCCGGCACCGGCTGGCCGCCGAGGTCGAGGCGCGCGGCGTCGAGGTCGCGGCGAGCGAGTTCCTGCCGAAGCTTCTGGGTGCGACGACGCAACGCGGCCGGCCGGCGCTCGTCGACCGCGTGCGCGGCATCATCCGGGAGAACACGCCGGCCGGTGTCGCGGCGGCCCTGCGCGCGATGGCGGCGCGGCCCGACTCGACATCGCTGCTGGCCGGCATCCGCTGTCCCGTGCTGTGCGTCGCGGGCGAAGAGGACACGCTCACGCCCCCGGAGGTCGCGCGCGCCATGGCCGAGCGCATTCCCGGCGGCCGGGCGATGGTCGTGTCCGGGGCCGGGCACCTCACCAACCTGGAAGCGCCCCAGGCCTTCAACGACGCGCTGGCCGGATTCCTGAGCGAGAGGACCAGGCATGACGAGGGACGCGGCGGCGACCCGCTTCCGTGA
- a CDS encoding phosphoribosyltransferase produces the protein MTRDAAATRFRDRAHAGGVLAAALARYAHRRDVIVLALPRGGVPVGCEVARALGVPLDVFVVRKLGVPGHEELAMGAIASGGVRLLNEDVVALAGVSEEAIDEVAAREAAEIRRRERVYRGDRGPPDLRGRTVILVDDGLATGASMRAAAAAVRRQGPAWVVVAVPAAAADTCETLRGEVDELVCLMTPEPFHAVGLWYEDFSQTSDEEVRQLLEWNSLTFRVTDR, from the coding sequence ATGACGAGGGACGCGGCGGCGACCCGCTTCCGTGATCGCGCCCATGCGGGGGGGGTGCTCGCGGCCGCGCTCGCTCGGTACGCGCACCGTCGCGACGTCATCGTGCTCGCGTTGCCGCGCGGCGGCGTGCCGGTCGGCTGCGAGGTGGCGCGCGCGCTCGGCGTCCCGCTCGACGTCTTCGTCGTCCGCAAGCTCGGCGTGCCGGGCCACGAGGAGCTTGCCATGGGGGCGATCGCATCGGGCGGCGTGCGACTCCTGAACGAGGACGTGGTGGCGCTGGCCGGCGTCTCCGAAGAGGCCATCGACGAGGTCGCGGCGCGCGAGGCAGCGGAGATCCGTCGCCGCGAGCGCGTCTACCGCGGCGATCGCGGACCGCCCGACCTCCGCGGCCGCACCGTCATCCTGGTCGACGATGGGCTCGCGACGGGCGCGAGCATGCGTGCCGCCGCGGCGGCCGTCCGGCGTCAGGGTCCGGCGTGGGTCGTGGTCGCCGTCCCCGCCGCCGCGGCCGACACCTGCGAGACGCTGCGCGGCGAGGTCGACGAGCTCGTGTGCCTGATGACGCCCGAGCCGTTCCACGCCGTCGGCCTGTGGTACGAGGACTTCTCGCAGACGAGCGACGAGGAGGTGCGGCAGTTGCTGGAGTGGAATTCGTTGACCTTTCGCGTCACGGACAGATAA